One Urocitellus parryii isolate mUroPar1 chromosome 8, mUroPar1.hap1, whole genome shotgun sequence DNA window includes the following coding sequences:
- the LOC144256582 gene encoding glutathione S-transferase A3-like: MAGKPILHYFDGRGRMESIRWLLAAAGEEFEEKFMKTREDLEQLRKDGSLMFQQVPMVEIDGMKLVQTRAILNYIAAKHNLYGKDIKERALIDMYTEGMADLNEMIIYYPSFAPGDKDGRLTQIKEKARNRYFPAFEKVLKSHGQDYLVGNRLSKADVLLTELIYHTEELDSTVLANFPLLKALRTRVSNLPTVKKFLQPGSQRKPFDDENRVEAGKKIFIK, from the exons ATGGCAGGGAAACCCATTCTTCACTATTTTGATGGACGGGGCAGAATGGAGTCCATCCGATGGCTCTTGGCTGCAGCTGGTGAAGAG TTTGAAGAGAAATTCATGAAAACTCGAGAAGACTTGGAACAGTTAAGAAAAG ATGGGAGTTTGATGTTCCAGCAGGTGCCCATGGTGGAGATCGATGGGATGAAGCTGGTGCAGACCAGAGCCATTCTCAACTACATTGCTGCCAAACACAACCTCTATGGGAAGGACATAAAGGAGAGAGCCCT AATTGATATGTATACAGAAGGTATGGCAGATTTGAATGAAATGATTATTTATTACCCATCCTTTGCACCTGGAGACAAAGATGGAAGACTTACCCAAATCAAAGAGAAAGCGAGAAACCGTTATTTTCCTGCCTTTGAGAAG GTGTTAAAGAGCCATGGGCAAGACTACCTGGTTGGCAACAGGCTGAGCAAGGCTGACGTTCTCCTCACTGAACTTATCTACCACACAGAAGAGCTGGACTCCACCGTTCTGGCCAACTTCCCTCTACTGAAG GCCCTAAGAACCAGAGTCAGCAACCTGCCCACAGTAAAGAAGTTTCTGCAGCCTGGCAGCCAGAGGAAGCCCTTTGATGATGAAAATCGTGTGGAAGCAGGAAAGAAGATTTTCATTAAATGA